A portion of the Desulfurispora thermophila DSM 16022 genome contains these proteins:
- a CDS encoding chemotaxis protein CheB, with the protein MKKSTAKRYEAVVLGVSAGGLNALRLLLPALKPDFSLPLVIVQHQHPAADDFLVRYLNNLCPLFVKQAEDKEEVRSGIVYLAPPDYHLLVEMDRFFSLSVDPPVNYARPAIDVLFATAADTYGSALIGVILTGASNDGSEGLKQIKQKGGLTIVQDPDTAEVDFMPRAALSAAGADYLLPLEQIAPLLNKLAGTAS; encoded by the coding sequence ATGAAAAAATCTACCGCAAAAAGATATGAAGCAGTGGTTCTGGGCGTGTCGGCCGGTGGCTTAAACGCCCTGCGCCTTCTGCTGCCTGCCCTGAAGCCCGACTTCAGTTTGCCTTTGGTCATAGTCCAGCACCAGCACCCGGCCGCCGATGATTTTCTGGTCAGATATTTAAACAACCTTTGTCCGCTGTTTGTAAAACAGGCGGAAGACAAGGAAGAGGTCCGATCCGGGATAGTTTATCTGGCACCACCAGATTATCATTTGCTGGTTGAGATGGACAGGTTTTTTTCCCTGTCCGTTGATCCACCGGTAAACTACGCCCGGCCGGCCATTGACGTGTTGTTTGCTACGGCTGCCGACACCTACGGCTCCGCTCTGATCGGGGTGATCCTGACCGGAGCCAGTAATGATGGCAGTGAGGGACTTAAACAAATCAAACAAAAAGGTGGCCTGACCATTGTGCAGGACCCGGACACGGCGGAGGTGGACTTCATGCCCCGGGCGGCCCTGAGTGCGGCCGGGGCGGATTACCTCCTGCCGCTGGAACAGATCGCGCCGCTGCTCAACAAACTGGCCGGCACGGCCAGTTGA
- a CDS encoding 2-oxoacid:acceptor oxidoreductase family protein, with amino-acid sequence MFEAILIAGFGGQGVLSMGQLLAYAGMTDGRHVAWIPSYGPEMRGGTANCGVTISDKPISSPVVSEPTVLIAMNRPSLEKFEKAVVPGGLILVNSSLIDIQVQRRDVKAFYIPANELAEEIGNSKVANNTILGALLKLTGAVSIPAVEESLKKVLPARRHNLIPVNLQALQVGMDFIDRQSQIA; translated from the coding sequence GTCCATGGGGCAACTTTTAGCCTACGCCGGCATGACCGACGGGCGCCATGTGGCCTGGATTCCCTCCTACGGACCGGAAATGCGCGGTGGCACGGCCAACTGTGGCGTGACCATCTCGGATAAACCCATCAGTTCGCCCGTGGTCAGCGAGCCCACCGTGCTGATCGCCATGAACCGCCCTTCGCTGGAAAAATTTGAAAAAGCAGTAGTGCCGGGCGGGCTGATCCTGGTCAACAGCTCGCTGATTGACATCCAGGTACAGCGCCGCGATGTCAAGGCGTTCTACATCCCCGCCAATGAGCTGGCGGAGGAAATTGGCAACAGTAAAGTGGCCAACAACACCATTCTGGGCGCGCTGCTCAAACTGACCGGGGCGGTGAGCATTCCGGCCGTGGAGGAGTCGCTGAAAAAGGTGCTGCCGGCCCGCCGGCACAACTTGATCCCCGTCAACCTGCAGGCTCTGCAGGTGGGGATGGATTTCATCGACCGGCAGAGCCAAATAGCTTGA
- a CDS encoding response regulator: MENSANKSPGWWGLKHLRSGVGRTLLLWSLLISLLPLLAFNLFNYWQISRTLRQGIDQKLIAVSKLKAQQVDQFLQRALADAAVQAQSPPVQQYLMQVLQKGGSPVADAWSVGDLEQQAQDYLGLTGYQDLVLIDGQGNIVYARREKSWVGRNIFSGDNINTKLAQACRRSLSNKGPALADFEKAPLYNNAIAGFTVHPVYSQAGQHLGFVALRLATAQLNQIMHQDTGLGQDSEVGIIGTDLRLRNDSVLEEGPTAMGKPINTLQPQLWYKEHVLNNLPAEMEEKTSAYTGRLGLPIVAVHRHLEIDGVKMGIFAAAPQAESLAAIKKQRDICIILFAVTCAVVLLLSGRMVQFIVKPLLELNIWTQQVARGDLSKRAVSTPDNELGQLRDSFASMVGSLQEVTDVCQAVARGDFSRQIKARSEQDVLADSVNQMIDNLRGVVKQARAIAGGDYATRVTPMSENDELGTAIQAMVADLRRVRAENQQRNWLKNGLMAISDQMRGELAPAELAQRVLTTLARHLEARAAVFYLMDERRTLQLYASYAFTRRKNLSISYALGESLVGQAALEKKSIILTSVSEDYYLKITSGLGEAVPRNIAVVPLLYNGQVKGVVELATMTGLDDVQLEFLERATENIAIALETAQARQRMKELLEKTQQQAEELQVQQEELRQMNEELEEQTRILKESQSKLQDQQEELRQINEELEERTKALEKQRLALEQKNQELEEAQRKLQEKARDLELASRYKSEFLANMSHELRTPLNSVLILSKLLSENKEENLTAKQVEYAHTIYAAGSDLLSLINDILDLSKIESGKLELRPEQINIQQLAEDMEKYFRCQAQEKKLAFTVSVHPAVPRTIYADKQRLEQIIKNLLSNAFKFTEQGQVNVRFQLVNPPSRSGVEKQAAYTMLAIAVSDTGKGIAPDKQKIIFEAFQQEDGTISRRYGGTGLGLSISRELARLMGGEIRLVSQEGKGSTFTLYLPLSKASQVGESKPESSLPPLYPGDQHMVAPPAAAQAGAQLAASQPEPVVEQPATTDQAGGERLVLIIEDDRNFAGLLADLARQKGFQTAWAESGEKGIALARQLQPAAIILDIGLPGIDGWKVLEILKGDQLTRHIPVHFISAMDHSLEAMRRGAIGYLTKPVSPEDLDQVFQKIQDIISKKVKKLLVVEDDPQQRRSILELIGNGDVVTTAVGSGKEAYQLLRENAYDCVVLDLGLQDMSGFELLEKIKSDPAISYIPVIIYTGRELSREEENILNAHAESIIVKGAKSPERLLYETTLFLHRVEANLPPEQRKALRILHNKDQVFQGKKILLADDDMRNVFALLSILEEKGMEILVARNGREALQKLAEHPDTDLVLMDIMMPEMDGYQAMREIRKQERFKYLPIIALTAKAMKGDREKSIAAGASDYLSKPVDPDKLLSLLRVWLYR; this comes from the coding sequence TTGGAAAACAGTGCTAATAAATCGCCCGGATGGTGGGGATTAAAACATCTCCGCAGTGGCGTGGGCCGGACACTGCTGCTCTGGTCGCTGCTCATCTCGCTGCTGCCCCTGCTGGCGTTCAACCTGTTCAACTACTGGCAGATCAGCCGGACCCTGCGCCAGGGCATTGACCAGAAATTAATTGCAGTCAGCAAACTCAAAGCGCAACAGGTAGACCAGTTCTTGCAACGCGCTCTGGCCGACGCTGCGGTGCAGGCCCAAAGCCCGCCCGTACAGCAGTATCTGATGCAGGTCCTGCAGAAAGGCGGCAGCCCGGTTGCTGACGCATGGTCGGTCGGGGATCTGGAACAGCAGGCGCAAGATTACCTGGGCCTGACCGGTTATCAGGACCTCGTGCTCATTGATGGGCAGGGAAATATTGTCTATGCCCGGCGGGAAAAAAGCTGGGTGGGCCGGAATATCTTTTCCGGAGACAATATCAACACCAAACTGGCTCAGGCCTGCCGGCGCTCCTTGAGCAACAAGGGACCGGCCCTGGCCGATTTTGAGAAAGCTCCCCTCTACAACAACGCCATCGCCGGGTTTACCGTCCACCCGGTGTACAGTCAGGCCGGTCAACACCTGGGCTTTGTAGCCCTGCGCCTGGCCACGGCCCAGCTTAACCAGATCATGCACCAGGATACCGGTCTTGGTCAAGACAGCGAAGTGGGGATTATCGGCACCGATCTGCGCTTGCGGAACGATTCGGTGCTGGAAGAAGGGCCTACGGCCATGGGCAAACCGATTAACACACTGCAGCCCCAGCTGTGGTATAAGGAGCATGTGCTGAACAACCTGCCGGCTGAAATGGAAGAAAAGACCTCGGCTTATACGGGCCGGCTGGGTTTGCCCATTGTGGCCGTGCACCGGCACTTGGAAATTGACGGTGTCAAAATGGGTATTTTTGCTGCAGCCCCCCAGGCTGAATCGCTGGCGGCCATAAAAAAACAACGGGACATCTGCATTATTTTGTTTGCAGTTACCTGTGCTGTAGTACTGCTTTTATCCGGACGGATGGTGCAGTTTATTGTCAAACCTCTGCTGGAGCTCAACATTTGGACGCAACAGGTAGCCAGAGGAGATTTGAGCAAGCGAGCCGTCAGCACGCCGGACAATGAACTGGGTCAACTGCGGGACAGCTTCGCGTCCATGGTTGGTTCACTGCAAGAGGTGACCGATGTCTGCCAGGCGGTGGCCAGGGGCGACTTCAGCCGCCAAATTAAGGCCCGCAGTGAACAGGATGTGCTGGCTGATTCGGTCAACCAGATGATTGACAACCTGCGCGGCGTGGTCAAGCAGGCCCGGGCCATTGCCGGGGGAGACTATGCCACACGCGTCACCCCTATGTCGGAAAATGATGAACTGGGCACTGCCATCCAGGCCATGGTGGCTGACCTGCGCCGGGTAAGGGCGGAAAACCAGCAGCGCAACTGGTTGAAAAACGGCCTGATGGCCATAAGCGACCAGATGCGCGGTGAACTGGCGCCGGCCGAACTGGCCCAGCGGGTTCTCACCACTTTGGCCAGACACCTGGAGGCCCGGGCAGCCGTGTTTTATCTGATGGACGAAAGGCGTACGCTGCAACTTTATGCCAGCTACGCCTTTACCAGGCGCAAAAACCTGTCCATAAGTTATGCGCTGGGCGAGAGCCTGGTGGGTCAGGCTGCCCTGGAAAAGAAAAGCATTATCCTGACCAGCGTATCCGAGGACTATTATTTAAAAATAACCTCGGGACTGGGTGAGGCTGTGCCACGCAACATTGCCGTGGTGCCGCTTTTGTACAACGGCCAGGTTAAAGGGGTGGTGGAACTGGCTACAATGACCGGGCTGGACGATGTACAGCTGGAGTTTCTGGAGCGGGCGACGGAAAACATTGCCATTGCCCTGGAAACCGCCCAGGCCCGCCAGCGCATGAAGGAACTGCTGGAAAAGACCCAGCAACAGGCTGAGGAATTACAGGTGCAGCAGGAAGAGCTGCGCCAGATGAACGAAGAACTGGAGGAGCAGACCAGAATATTAAAAGAATCACAGAGCAAGCTGCAGGATCAGCAGGAAGAGTTGCGTCAGATCAACGAGGAACTGGAAGAACGCACCAAAGCGCTGGAAAAACAGCGCCTGGCTCTGGAACAAAAAAATCAAGAGCTGGAGGAAGCGCAGCGCAAGCTGCAGGAAAAAGCCCGCGATTTGGAACTGGCCAGCCGGTACAAGTCGGAATTTCTGGCCAACATGTCCCACGAGTTGCGCACACCCCTGAACAGCGTGCTGATCCTTTCCAAGCTGCTGAGTGAAAATAAAGAAGAAAACCTGACCGCCAAACAGGTGGAATACGCCCACACCATATATGCCGCCGGGTCGGATCTGTTGAGCCTGATTAACGACATCCTGGATCTGTCCAAAATTGAATCGGGCAAACTGGAACTGCGCCCCGAACAGATCAACATCCAGCAGCTGGCGGAGGACATGGAAAAGTATTTCCGCTGCCAGGCACAGGAGAAAAAATTGGCCTTTACCGTTTCTGTGCACCCCGCAGTGCCCCGGACAATTTACGCCGATAAACAGCGCTTGGAACAGATCATCAAAAACCTGTTGTCCAATGCCTTCAAGTTCACTGAACAAGGACAGGTCAATGTCCGCTTCCAGTTGGTCAATCCTCCGTCCCGGTCGGGGGTGGAAAAGCAGGCGGCATACACTATGCTGGCAATAGCCGTCAGCGACACGGGCAAGGGCATCGCCCCGGACAAACAAAAGATAATATTCGAAGCCTTCCAGCAGGAAGACGGCACCATTAGCCGGCGTTACGGGGGTACGGGGCTGGGCCTGTCCATCTCCCGCGAACTGGCCAGGCTGATGGGTGGAGAGATCCGCCTGGTCAGCCAGGAGGGTAAAGGCAGCACATTCACACTGTATTTGCCCCTGTCTAAAGCCAGCCAGGTGGGCGAAAGCAAACCGGAGAGCAGCCTGCCACCTCTCTATCCGGGCGACCAGCACATGGTAGCGCCCCCGGCCGCTGCCCAAGCCGGCGCGCAGCTGGCTGCCAGCCAGCCGGAGCCGGTTGTTGAGCAACCGGCTACAACAGACCAGGCCGGTGGGGAGCGCCTGGTGCTAATTATTGAGGATGACCGCAATTTTGCCGGATTGCTGGCCGACCTGGCCCGGCAAAAAGGCTTCCAGACGGCCTGGGCAGAAAGCGGGGAAAAGGGGATTGCCCTGGCCCGTCAGCTGCAACCAGCCGCCATCATTCTGGATATCGGCTTGCCTGGCATTGACGGGTGGAAGGTACTGGAAATATTAAAAGGCGACCAGTTGACCAGACATATTCCCGTGCACTTCATCTCGGCCATGGACCACAGCCTGGAGGCCATGCGCCGGGGGGCCATCGGCTATTTGACCAAACCGGTCAGCCCGGAGGATCTGGACCAGGTTTTCCAAAAGATTCAGGACATTATCAGTAAAAAAGTTAAAAAGCTGCTGGTGGTGGAAGACGACCCACAACAGCGCCGGAGTATACTGGAACTGATAGGCAATGGCGATGTGGTGACCACAGCGGTGGGCAGTGGTAAAGAAGCTTACCAGCTCTTAAGAGAAAATGCTTATGACTGTGTGGTGCTGGATCTGGGTCTGCAGGACATGTCCGGATTTGAACTGCTGGAAAAGATCAAGTCCGATCCAGCCATCAGCTACATCCCGGTCATTATCTACACCGGACGGGAACTGAGCCGGGAAGAGGAAAACATACTGAATGCCCACGCGGAGAGCATCATTGTGAAAGGGGCGAAATCACCGGAAAGGTTGCTCTACGAAACCACGCTTTTCCTGCACCGGGTGGAGGCCAACCTGCCGCCCGAGCAGAGAAAAGCGCTGCGCATCCTGCACAATAAAGACCAGGTTTTCCAGGGCAAAAAAATCCTGCTGGCCGATGATGACATGCGCAATGTCTTTGCCCTGCTCAGCATCCTGGAGGAAAAGGGCATGGAGATCCTGGTGGCTCGCAATGGGCGGGAAGCTCTCCAAAAACTGGCCGAGCACCCCGACACAGACCTGGTGCTGATGGACATCATGATGCCGGAAATGGACGGTTACCAGGCCATGCGGGAAATCCGGAAACAGGAGCGGTTTAAATACCTGCCTATCATCGCTCTGACGGCCAAAGCCATGAAGGGGGACAGAGAAAAAAGCATTGCGGCCGGCGCCAGCGATTACCTGTCCAAGCCGGTGGACCCGGATAAATTGCTTTCTCTGCTGCGGGTGTGGCTATATCGCTGA
- a CDS encoding M20/M25/M40 family metallo-hydrolase, producing MINTERLLQQFLALVKIDSVSGQEKKLAEYLKDILSGLGFNVNEDDAGEKINYSCGNLIARLPGSRTDLAPLLLSAHMDTVEPGRGVDPVLEDGIVRSRGETILGADDKAGIAIILEAVRVLQEQKIPHGPLEVVLTVGEEQGLLGARHLDYSLLTARWGYVLDCDGQPGTLIVRAPSQDRISATITGRAAHAGINPEDGINAIYVAARAINRMKLGRLDEETTANIGTIAGGKATNIVPETVTIQGEVRSLTDAVRQQVTRQMVDILQSTAAEMGARADVQVETLYHSFHLSPDNPALVLAGRAARTLGLPVVHRSSGGGSDANVFNQHGLAVANLGIAMQKVHTTEEFIAVQDLVQSTAYLVEIIKQAGDITP from the coding sequence GTGATAAACACAGAGAGGCTGCTCCAACAGTTTCTGGCCCTAGTAAAAATAGACAGCGTGAGTGGACAGGAAAAAAAACTGGCCGAATACCTGAAAGATATTCTCAGCGGGCTGGGCTTTAACGTTAACGAAGACGACGCCGGGGAAAAGATTAACTACTCCTGCGGCAACCTGATCGCCCGCCTGCCCGGCAGCCGGACGGACCTGGCCCCGCTTTTGCTGAGCGCCCACATGGACACTGTGGAGCCGGGGCGGGGCGTAGATCCCGTGCTGGAAGACGGTATTGTCCGCTCCCGGGGCGAAACCATTTTAGGCGCAGATGACAAAGCCGGCATCGCCATCATCCTGGAAGCCGTGCGCGTTTTGCAGGAGCAAAAGATCCCCCACGGCCCGCTGGAAGTCGTCCTGACGGTGGGCGAGGAGCAGGGGCTGCTGGGTGCCCGCCACCTGGACTACTCACTCCTCACGGCCCGCTGGGGCTACGTGCTGGACTGCGACGGGCAACCGGGCACGCTGATTGTGCGCGCCCCCTCCCAGGACCGGATCAGCGCCACCATCACCGGCCGGGCCGCCCACGCCGGCATTAACCCGGAGGACGGAATCAACGCCATCTATGTGGCCGCCCGGGCCATCAACCGGATGAAACTGGGCCGGCTGGATGAGGAGACAACGGCCAACATTGGCACTATTGCGGGGGGCAAGGCCACCAACATTGTCCCGGAAACAGTGACCATACAGGGGGAAGTGCGCAGCCTCACCGATGCCGTGCGTCAGCAGGTCACCCGGCAGATGGTGGACATCCTGCAAAGCACGGCGGCAGAAATGGGTGCCCGGGCCGATGTGCAGGTGGAGACATTGTACCACTCCTTCCACCTGAGTCCTGACAACCCTGCCCTGGTGCTGGCCGGCCGGGCGGCCCGCACGCTGGGTCTACCCGTTGTGCACCGGTCTTCGGGCGGGGGCAGTGATGCCAACGTCTTCAACCAGCACGGGCTGGCCGTGGCCAACCTGGGTATTGCCATGCAAAAAGTCCACACCACGGAGGAATTTATCGCCGTCCAGGACCTGGTGCAATCGACCGCCTACCTGGTGGAGATCATCAAACAGGCGGGGGACATCACCCCATGA
- a CDS encoding CheR family methyltransferase yields MVAGMHNIEDIELQLLLEAIYLKYGYDFRDYARASVKRRLTHRLALSGLQSFSEMQHVALRDQQYFEQILLDLSINVTEMFRDPSFYRALRSEIIPVLKTYPFIKIWHAGCASGEEVYSMAILLLEEKMYNRCQIYATDFNEVVLQQAQEAIYPVEKMKQYSTNYLLAGGKYSLADYYTASYNLAILHQELKKNILFAAHNLVTDGAFGEMHLIMCRNVLIYFNKELQSRVVKLFADSLCRQGFLCLGSKESLRFSPYADFFEEVVPHEKIYRKKI; encoded by the coding sequence GTGGTGGCCGGTATGCACAACATTGAGGACATTGAGTTGCAACTTCTGCTGGAAGCCATTTATTTAAAATACGGCTATGATTTCCGCGATTACGCCCGGGCTTCGGTCAAGCGACGCCTGACCCACCGTCTGGCTTTATCCGGCCTGCAGTCATTTTCCGAAATGCAGCATGTTGCTCTGCGCGACCAGCAGTATTTCGAGCAAATTTTGCTTGACCTGTCCATCAATGTCACCGAGATGTTCCGGGACCCCTCTTTCTACCGGGCCCTGCGTTCCGAAATCATTCCGGTTCTGAAAACATACCCCTTCATCAAGATCTGGCATGCCGGTTGTGCCAGCGGGGAAGAGGTGTATTCCATGGCTATCCTGCTCCTGGAGGAAAAGATGTACAACCGCTGCCAGATTTACGCCACCGATTTCAACGAGGTGGTCCTGCAACAGGCGCAGGAAGCCATCTACCCGGTGGAAAAAATGAAACAGTACAGCACCAACTACTTGCTGGCCGGCGGCAAGTACTCCCTGGCCGACTACTACACAGCCAGCTACAACCTGGCCATCCTGCACCAGGAGCTGAAAAAGAACATCCTTTTTGCCGCCCACAACCTGGTCACCGACGGGGCCTTTGGCGAAATGCATTTGATCATGTGCCGTAACGTGCTGATTTACTTTAATAAAGAGCTGCAAAGCAGGGTGGTCAAATTGTTTGCCGACAGCCTCTGCCGGCAGGGCTTTTTGTGTCTGGGCAGCAAGGAGAGCCTGCGCTTTTCACCTTATGCCGACTTTTTTGAAGAAGTGGTACCCCATGAAAAAATCTACCGCAAAAAGATATGA
- a CDS encoding DUF2225 domain-containing protein: MSLAIITAVLERIPQLAGLPRKALDTIARTGNLHKFPAGQVVFRRGESAECIYIVLLGGLTLYKNALCLGEAVSEVGPGSVLGPVTFLSGGQWPVSGQTFAETLLFSFGLATFSQVDQVSSTAASELRLRLRQADALVKQNTAALPDEQSLPPELFWRSYTCPCCASTVYSCAVRSKAQRVASVEQDFYIHYEGHNPLYYAAIVCDACGYAFDEADREPLRPAVKESVLPRLANQPRCGYAGVRTLEKAIDAYHRVMYCQGIAERGPAIRANSCLKLAWIYRSAGDREMENLWLKQARQFFLEVYEKGQATGTKQELRLMYLLGEIHYRLEDYQQAVYWFSQITNHPGYKQFPQYARLARQRWQEIRYLLGEMKKQNSEAGSETQTEK; encoded by the coding sequence ATGAGCCTTGCCATTATCACAGCAGTTTTGGAACGCATTCCCCAATTGGCCGGTTTGCCCAGAAAAGCGCTGGACACCATTGCCCGCACGGGAAATCTGCACAAGTTTCCCGCCGGCCAGGTTGTCTTTCGCCGGGGGGAAAGTGCGGAATGTATATATATTGTCTTGCTGGGCGGGTTGACCCTGTATAAAAACGCTCTCTGCCTGGGAGAGGCGGTTAGCGAGGTCGGGCCGGGCAGTGTGCTGGGCCCGGTAACCTTTCTGTCCGGGGGGCAGTGGCCCGTCAGCGGGCAAACCTTTGCAGAAACTCTCTTGTTCAGCTTTGGTCTGGCCACTTTCAGCCAGGTTGACCAGGTTTCCAGTACTGCGGCCAGCGAGTTGCGCCTGCGGCTGCGCCAGGCCGATGCATTGGTAAAACAAAACACTGCCGCCTTGCCCGATGAGCAGAGTTTGCCGCCCGAGCTGTTCTGGCGCAGCTATACCTGCCCGTGCTGCGCTTCCACTGTTTATTCCTGTGCTGTGCGCAGTAAGGCGCAGCGCGTGGCCAGTGTGGAACAGGATTTTTATATCCACTATGAGGGCCACAACCCGCTTTATTACGCGGCCATTGTCTGTGACGCATGTGGCTACGCTTTTGATGAGGCCGACCGGGAGCCCCTGCGCCCGGCGGTGAAAGAGAGCGTGTTGCCCCGTCTGGCCAACCAGCCTCGTTGCGGCTATGCTGGAGTGCGCACACTGGAAAAGGCCATAGACGCCTACCATCGCGTCATGTATTGTCAGGGAATTGCCGAGCGCGGTCCGGCCATCCGCGCCAATTCCTGCCTCAAGCTGGCCTGGATCTACCGTTCGGCGGGCGATCGGGAAATGGAAAACCTCTGGCTGAAACAGGCCCGGCAATTTTTTCTGGAAGTGTACGAAAAGGGTCAGGCCACAGGCACCAAACAGGAACTGCGCCTGATGTACCTGCTGGGCGAGATCCATTACCGCCTGGAGGATTACCAGCAGGCGGTTTACTGGTTCAGCCAGATCACCAACCATCCCGGTTACAAACAGTTTCCCCAGTACGCCCGCCTGGCCCGGCAGCGCTGGCAGGAAATTCGCTATCTGCTAGGCGAAATGAAAAAGCAAAATTCTGAAGCCGGAAGTGAAACGCAAACCGAGAAATGA
- a CDS encoding Hpt domain-containing protein — translation MEELLAALQQKKIVVQVDEDIKDLIPGFLANRQQDIVNLQRALAAGDFQSIQFIAHGLKGSGAGYGFDFISQLGRRLEEAAKSKQETLVKQLIDLLPVYLQRIELQN, via the coding sequence ATGGAAGAACTGCTGGCCGCTTTGCAGCAGAAGAAGATTGTGGTCCAGGTTGATGAGGACATCAAGGATCTGATTCCGGGTTTTCTGGCCAACCGCCAGCAGGATATCGTGAATTTACAGCGTGCTCTGGCCGCTGGAGACTTTCAGAGCATCCAATTTATTGCCCACGGCCTCAAGGGTTCGGGAGCGGGTTACGGCTTTGATTTCATCAGCCAGCTGGGTCGCCGGCTGGAAGAAGCGGCCAAAAGCAAACAGGAGACGCTGGTCAAGCAACTGATTGATTTATTACCTGTTTACCTGCAAAGAATAGAGTTACAAAACTAA
- a CDS encoding DUF3866 family protein: protein MIRIRPGVVSEITSTRPGATELLVQVDGRREKAINYDQLTGPVYAGDHVLLNTSAVHLGLGTGGYHYVMANISRPALDPPAGGHIMKMRYAPQQVKVLAIEEPEHPLHDLYSQTADLGGMPVVVASLHSLLAPLAAVLKHLTQEKCRLAYIMTDGAALPLAFSRSVAELKEKGLLDVTVTCGHAFGGDLEAINVYSALLAARGPGRADVAIVAMGPGIVGSNSRFGYTGVEQGEIINAVNILQGQAIAVPRLSFADARARHYGISHHTRTALGKIALTPSTVVFPALSGEKLALLKEQIAAAGLERLHRVVFQPAGVLYTALSRYGLKVSTMGRGLEEDPEFFQAAAAAAAYTAALLR from the coding sequence ATGATCAGGATCCGTCCGGGTGTGGTGAGCGAAATAACAAGTACCCGTCCGGGAGCCACCGAACTGCTGGTGCAGGTGGACGGGCGACGGGAGAAGGCTATTAATTACGACCAACTTACCGGGCCCGTTTATGCCGGTGATCATGTCTTGCTGAACACTTCCGCCGTGCACCTGGGGCTGGGTACGGGCGGTTACCATTATGTTATGGCCAATATAAGCCGGCCCGCTCTGGACCCTCCGGCCGGTGGGCACATTATGAAAATGCGCTACGCCCCCCAGCAGGTCAAGGTGCTGGCCATCGAGGAGCCGGAGCACCCGCTGCACGACCTGTACAGCCAGACCGCCGACCTGGGCGGCATGCCGGTGGTGGTGGCTTCGCTGCACTCACTGCTGGCCCCGCTGGCGGCCGTGCTCAAACACCTGACGCAGGAAAAGTGCCGGCTGGCCTATATCATGACGGACGGGGCGGCACTGCCGCTGGCTTTCAGCCGCAGTGTGGCCGAGTTAAAGGAAAAAGGGCTGCTGGACGTGACCGTCACCTGCGGGCACGCTTTCGGCGGCGACCTGGAGGCCATCAATGTCTACAGCGCCTTGCTGGCCGCCCGGGGACCCGGGCGGGCCGATGTGGCCATTGTGGCCATGGGCCCGGGCATTGTGGGCAGCAACAGCCGGTTTGGCTACACCGGGGTGGAGCAGGGGGAGATAATCAATGCCGTCAACATCCTGCAAGGACAGGCCATTGCTGTGCCGCGTCTCAGCTTTGCCGACGCCCGGGCCCGGCATTACGGCATCAGCCATCATACCCGTACAGCCCTGGGCAAGATCGCCCTCACACCGTCCACGGTGGTTTTCCCGGCTTTAAGCGGGGAAAAGCTGGCGCTGCTAAAGGAGCAAATTGCGGCGGCCGGGCTGGAGCGGTTGCACCGGGTGGTTTTCCAGCCGGCCGGTGTACTGTATACCGCGTTGTCCAGATACGGGCTGAAAGTTTCCACCATGGGCCGGGGGCTGGAGGAGGACCCGGAATTTTTCCAGGCCGCTGCTGCCGCTGCTGCCTATACTGCAGCTTTATTGCGCTGA